Proteins encoded by one window of Halomonas sp. SH5A2:
- a CDS encoding CDP-alcohol phosphatidyltransferase family protein, which yields MLDRWTMPLTHRPLERVALGLKGRVTPDQITFAAFLIGITALPLLAWEHYSLALVAVLLNRLGDGLDGALARISDQTSTAGGFLDIGLDFVFYAAVVLGFALANPAENALAAAWLLFAFIGTGTSFLAFAIAAKQRGVERPDFPTKAFYYLEGLTEGTETFVALVVFCLFPQHFPLLASIFAAACLITTATRLWGGYLTLKRGA from the coding sequence ATGCTCGATCGCTGGACCATGCCGCTGACCCATCGGCCACTTGAACGGGTCGCACTGGGGCTCAAAGGCCGCGTAACGCCCGACCAGATTACCTTTGCCGCTTTCCTGATAGGCATCACTGCCCTGCCGTTGCTGGCATGGGAGCATTACAGCCTTGCCTTGGTGGCGGTATTGTTGAATCGCTTGGGAGATGGCTTGGATGGAGCCTTGGCTCGTATAAGCGATCAAACGAGCACGGCTGGCGGCTTTCTGGATATCGGCCTGGATTTCGTCTTTTACGCGGCCGTCGTGCTGGGCTTTGCGTTGGCCAACCCGGCTGAGAATGCCCTGGCCGCCGCTTGGCTGTTATTTGCCTTTATCGGCACCGGCACCTCGTTTTTAGCGTTTGCGATTGCCGCCAAACAGCGCGGCGTCGAGCGGCCCGACTTCCCCACTAAAGCCTTTTATTACCTGGAAGGACTTACCGAGGGAACCGAAACCTTCGTCGCGCTGGTGGTGTTTTGCCTGTTTCCCCAGCATTTCCCGCTACTCGCCAGTATTTTCGCGGCGGCCTGCCTAATCACCACTGCCACACGGCTATGGGGCGGTTACCTAACCCTCAAACGAGGTGCATAG
- a CDS encoding SLC13 family permease, protein MTVWDQLWVSHQQAKTLLLCALPISGGSGGGSSSGNGSGGGPRPPAYKKPQKVGLLLGPLLFAFVLLFFHPADLSIEGRMVLATTLWVAVWWITEAIPIPVTSLLPIVLLPITGALEGSRVTAAYGNPIIFLFLGGFMIALAMEKWGLHKRIALVIIGLLGTSINRIVLGFMAATGFLSMWVSNTASVMMMLPIGTAIVYQVTQELSKSDGDHSEDIDKFSKALIFGIGYGGTIGGLGTLIGTPPNIILAATVSELFGVQISFAEWLFFAFPVVVILLFASWLLLTRIIYPVKFADLPGGKAVIDKEKQALGTTSFEEKAVLWVFLFAAFMWITRSFLWEGQLLNIPGINDTMIAMVAAIALFLIPSKSRGGCLLDWEVAKDVPWGILLLFGGGLAIAAGFSSSGLAVWIGEQMSVLEGVNFLLVILLASAMVLFLTEITSNTATATMILPVLASLALALNVHPFVLMVPAAMAANCAFMLPVGTPPNAIIFATGKIKIAEMVRNGFGLNILALLLIVGAVYFLLPMMWGVDLTSYPDAFRR, encoded by the coding sequence ATGACGGTGTGGGACCAGCTTTGGGTCTCTCATCAACAGGCCAAAACACTCTTACTGTGCGCGCTGCCCATCTCGGGTGGGTCGGGAGGCGGTTCCTCCTCAGGCAACGGCTCGGGCGGGGGGCCGCGTCCGCCAGCGTATAAAAAGCCACAAAAAGTAGGGCTGCTGTTGGGGCCACTGCTGTTCGCCTTTGTGTTGCTGTTTTTTCATCCTGCCGACCTGAGTATTGAAGGCCGCATGGTGCTGGCCACAACGCTGTGGGTCGCGGTGTGGTGGATTACCGAGGCGATTCCGATTCCGGTGACGTCGCTGTTACCTATCGTGCTACTCCCCATCACCGGGGCGCTTGAAGGCAGCCGGGTCACGGCGGCCTACGGTAATCCGATTATCTTTTTATTCCTAGGCGGCTTCATGATCGCCCTGGCAATGGAGAAATGGGGGCTTCACAAGCGTATTGCGCTGGTGATTATTGGCCTGCTGGGCACCAGTATCAATCGTATTGTGCTTGGCTTTATGGCGGCCACCGGGTTTTTGTCGATGTGGGTGTCCAACACCGCCTCGGTAATGATGATGCTGCCGATTGGCACGGCGATTGTGTATCAAGTCACCCAGGAACTGAGCAAATCCGACGGCGACCACAGTGAAGATATCGATAAATTCAGCAAGGCGCTGATATTTGGTATTGGCTACGGCGGTACCATTGGCGGCCTGGGCACCTTGATCGGCACACCGCCGAATATCATTCTAGCGGCGACCGTGTCAGAGCTGTTTGGGGTCCAGATCTCCTTCGCCGAATGGCTGTTCTTTGCCTTTCCTGTGGTAGTGATTCTGCTGTTTGCCAGCTGGCTGCTGCTGACGCGGATTATTTACCCGGTCAAATTCGCCGACCTGCCGGGCGGTAAAGCGGTGATCGACAAAGAAAAGCAGGCGCTGGGCACGACCAGCTTTGAAGAAAAAGCGGTGCTGTGGGTATTTTTGTTCGCGGCCTTCATGTGGATCACGCGCTCGTTTCTATGGGAAGGGCAACTGCTCAATATTCCCGGCATCAACGACACCATGATTGCCATGGTGGCGGCCATTGCGCTGTTTTTGATTCCCTCCAAAAGTCGAGGCGGCTGCCTGCTCGACTGGGAGGTGGCCAAGGATGTGCCCTGGGGCATTCTGCTGCTGTTCGGCGGTGGCCTGGCGATTGCGGCAGGCTTTAGTTCTTCGGGCCTGGCCGTGTGGATCGGCGAGCAAATGAGCGTGCTGGAAGGCGTCAACTTCCTGCTGGTGATTTTGCTGGCGAGTGCCATGGTGCTTTTCCTGACCGAGATCACCTCGAATACCGCCACGGCGACGATGATATTGCCGGTGTTGGCGTCTCTGGCGCTGGCGCTAAACGTGCATCCGTTCGTCCTGATGGTGCCCGCGGCCATGGCGGCCAACTGCGCTTTCATGCTGCCGGTGGGCACGCCGCCCAACGCGATCATTTTCGCCACCGGCAAAATCAAGATCGCCGAGATGGTACGCAATGGCTTCGGGCTCAATATCCTGGCGCTGCTGTTGATCGTCGGGGCAGTCTACTTCCTGCTGCCGATGATGTGGGGCGTTGACTTGACCAGCTACCCTGACGCTTTCCGCCGTTAA
- a CDS encoding exonuclease SbcCD subunit D, whose product MRLLHTADWHLGRLFHNLSLIDDQRYVLDQLIDIIDREAVDAVLIAGDIYDRSVPPATAVALLDKVLTALCSERNLPVVMISGNHDSAQRLGFGARHLRQAGLHILSDLADIERPVTLSAKGVEVDVFGIPYADPEYVRSQLAADVRDFDSAHRYLVERINAQRHPTRPTVLMSHCFVDGGSASDSERPLTLGGAESVAWEPMQSFDYVALGHLHGPQYRGGEHIRYSGSLLKYSFSEASQRKGVTLVDIDEQGVRHIAHHPLTPRLDVRILEGELDALIAQGLSDPNADDYLLVRLTDHHAILDPMGKLREVYPNVLHLEKPGMLESRGRQQLDRERLRFSALDMFSDFFTQTSGEAMTDEQADAMNKLISQLNRDEETR is encoded by the coding sequence ATGCGCCTGCTGCACACCGCCGACTGGCATTTGGGTCGGCTGTTTCACAACCTTTCGCTGATCGATGACCAGCGTTATGTGCTCGATCAACTGATCGACATCATCGACCGGGAGGCCGTCGATGCGGTGTTGATCGCCGGGGACATTTATGACCGCTCGGTGCCGCCTGCCACGGCGGTCGCGCTGCTGGACAAGGTGCTGACAGCACTGTGCAGCGAGCGCAATCTGCCGGTAGTGATGATTTCCGGCAACCACGACAGCGCCCAGCGGCTGGGCTTTGGCGCGCGCCATTTACGTCAGGCGGGGCTGCACATTCTTTCGGACCTGGCTGACATCGAGCGGCCGGTCACGCTGTCTGCTAAAGGCGTGGAGGTGGACGTTTTTGGCATTCCCTACGCTGACCCGGAATATGTGCGCAGCCAGTTGGCCGCGGATGTGCGCGATTTCGACAGCGCCCATCGCTACCTGGTCGAGCGGATCAACGCCCAGCGTCACCCAACACGCCCCACGGTGCTGATGAGCCACTGCTTTGTGGATGGCGGCAGTGCGTCGGACTCCGAGCGGCCGTTGACGCTCGGCGGTGCCGAAAGCGTCGCCTGGGAGCCCATGCAATCGTTTGACTACGTGGCGCTGGGGCATTTGCACGGCCCCCAATACCGTGGCGGTGAGCATATCCGCTACAGCGGCTCTCTGCTCAAGTACAGCTTTTCCGAAGCCAGCCAGCGCAAAGGCGTTACCCTGGTGGATATCGATGAACAGGGCGTCCGTCATATCGCCCATCATCCGCTGACGCCGCGCCTGGACGTGCGAATTCTGGAAGGCGAGCTGGACGCGCTCATCGCCCAGGGGCTAAGCGACCCTAACGCCGACGACTACCTGCTGGTTCGCTTGACCGACCACCATGCCATCCTCGACCCCATGGGCAAGCTGCGGGAGGTTTACCCCAACGTACTGCACCTGGAGAAGCCCGGCATGCTGGAATCCCGCGGCCGCCAACAGTTGGATCGCGAGCGGTTGCGGTTCAGCGCGCTGGATATGTTCAGCGATTTCTTCACCCAGACCAGCGGCGAGGCGATGACCGACGAGCAGGCCGACGCCATGAACAAGCTGATTAGCCAGCTCAACCGTGACGAGGAAACCCGATGA